From one Sphingomonas sp. BT-65 genomic stretch:
- the queG gene encoding tRNA epoxyqueuosine(34) reductase QueG yields the protein MHVGKSLEAAIREKAVELGFAACGIARADAAPLAGERLREWLAEGRHGDMIWMAERAHHRESPAGLWPEVRSVISLGMSYAPAADPLALAEAGERGRISVYAQGADYHDVMKKALKALGRWLAAEAGCDLKVFVDTAPVMEKPLAEAAGLGWQGKHTNLVSRDHGSWLFLGAIYTTLELEPDSSSGGGCGSCDACRTACPTAAFPAPYQLDARRCISYLTIELKGPIPEEFREAIGNRIYGCDDCLAVCPWNKFAAAAAANLAFAPRAELAAPQLAELLALDDAGFRQVFSGSPIKRIGRDRMMRNCLIAAGNSGEAALLPAVEALLGDPDPVVAEAAEWARNKIVQADRLAVTRSSPGGRGGPPKAVEG from the coding sequence ATGCATGTAGGCAAGTCACTGGAGGCGGCAATCCGCGAAAAGGCGGTGGAGCTGGGCTTCGCTGCGTGCGGGATCGCGCGTGCCGACGCGGCGCCGCTGGCGGGCGAACGGCTGCGCGAGTGGCTGGCCGAGGGGCGGCACGGCGACATGATCTGGATGGCCGAGCGCGCGCATCACCGCGAGAGCCCGGCGGGGCTGTGGCCCGAGGTGCGCAGCGTGATTTCGCTCGGCATGAGCTATGCGCCCGCCGCCGATCCGCTGGCGCTGGCGGAGGCGGGGGAACGCGGGCGGATCTCGGTCTATGCGCAGGGCGCGGACTATCACGACGTGATGAAGAAGGCACTGAAAGCGCTGGGCCGTTGGCTGGCGGCTGAGGCGGGGTGCGATCTCAAGGTGTTCGTCGACACCGCGCCGGTGATGGAAAAGCCGCTGGCCGAGGCGGCGGGACTGGGCTGGCAGGGCAAGCACACCAACCTCGTCAGCCGCGACCATGGCAGCTGGTTGTTCCTGGGAGCGATCTACACCACGCTGGAGCTGGAACCGGATAGCTCTAGCGGCGGCGGATGCGGATCGTGCGATGCGTGCCGGACGGCGTGCCCGACCGCTGCCTTTCCCGCGCCCTATCAGCTCGATGCGCGGCGCTGCATCTCGTACCTCACGATCGAGCTCAAGGGGCCGATCCCCGAGGAGTTCCGCGAAGCGATCGGCAACCGCATCTATGGCTGCGACGATTGCCTGGCGGTGTGCCCGTGGAACAAATTCGCGGCGGCCGCGGCGGCGAACCTCGCCTTCGCGCCGCGCGCCGAGCTGGCCGCGCCCCAGCTCGCCGAGCTGCTCGCGCTCGACGATGCCGGGTTCCGCCAGGTCTTCTCGGGATCGCCGATCAAGCGGATCGGGCGCGACCGGATGATGCGCAACTGCCTGATCGCGGCGGGGAACAGCGGCGAGGCGGCGCTGCTGCCGGCGGTCGAGGCGCTGCTCGGCGATCCCGACCCGGTCGTAGCGGAGGCTGCGGAATGGGCGCGGAATAAGATAGTACAAGCGGATAGACTGGCGGTGACTCGTTCCTCCCCCGGAGGGAGAGGGGGACCGCCGAAGGCGGTGGAGGGGTAG